The Anoxybacillus flavithermus genome has a segment encoding these proteins:
- a CDS encoding glycosyl transferase: MIKLIAMFVFFFMIAVILFYTFLLIVSLIQLRRMYELDEWEPYEEMLDVSYTKPVSILVPAYNEEAGIFATVRSLLSIEYPEYEIVVINDGSTDDTLERLKQNFDLVEIKRVIRQQLKTKPIRAVYRSRKFSHLFVIDKDNGGKADALNAGINFSSYPYVCSIDGDSVIERRAFLKVMKPIIDSDEDVIASGGSVRIANGCDIEKGEVIRIALSRQPLVVMQVIEYLRAFLMGRIGLSRHNLLLIVSGAFGVFSKQWVIRAGGYAHTVGEDMELVVRLHRMIKETDADKKIVYVPDPVCWTEAPESMADLRKQRRRWHRGLFESLWLHRRMWFNPRYGTIGLISMPYFLLIEFLGPVVELVGYILVIVSLILGDVYIEFAILLFLVSILYGSIFSMAAVLLEEWTVRKFTNVSDIVRLFFYSLTETLWYRPLTVLWRCEGIVDALLKRKGWGEMKRKGVSK; the protein is encoded by the coding sequence ATGATTAAACTCATCGCTATGTTCGTTTTTTTCTTTATGATCGCGGTCATTTTGTTTTATACGTTTTTGCTGATCGTCTCGCTCATCCAATTGCGGCGCATGTACGAACTAGACGAATGGGAACCGTACGAAGAAATGCTCGATGTCAGTTATACGAAACCCGTTTCAATTTTAGTGCCCGCTTACAACGAAGAAGCTGGCATTTTTGCGACGGTGCGCTCCCTTTTAAGCATCGAATATCCAGAGTATGAAATTGTCGTCATTAACGACGGTTCAACAGACGATACGTTAGAGCGGTTGAAACAAAATTTCGACCTTGTTGAAATAAAGCGTGTCATCCGCCAACAGTTAAAAACAAAACCGATTCGTGCGGTATACCGCTCCCGTAAGTTTTCCCACTTGTTTGTCATCGACAAAGACAACGGCGGCAAAGCCGATGCGTTAAATGCCGGCATTAATTTTTCATCTTATCCATACGTTTGCTCCATTGACGGCGACTCTGTCATTGAACGTCGCGCCTTTTTAAAAGTGATGAAACCGATTATTGATTCAGATGAAGACGTCATCGCCTCTGGTGGAAGCGTGCGCATCGCCAACGGCTGTGACATCGAAAAAGGGGAAGTCATTCGCATCGCTCTTTCTCGTCAACCGCTCGTTGTCATGCAAGTAATTGAATATTTGCGTGCCTTTTTAATGGGACGTATCGGACTAAGCCGCCATAATTTATTGCTCATTGTTTCCGGTGCTTTCGGCGTTTTTTCAAAACAATGGGTCATTCGAGCAGGCGGATACGCTCATACCGTCGGAGAAGATATGGAACTTGTCGTTCGCCTTCACCGCATGATCAAAGAAACAGACGCCGATAAAAAAATTGTATACGTGCCAGACCCGGTTTGTTGGACGGAAGCGCCAGAGTCGATGGCGGATTTGCGCAAACAACGTCGTCGTTGGCATCGAGGTTTGTTTGAAAGTCTTTGGCTTCATCGCCGCATGTGGTTTAACCCGCGCTATGGCACCATTGGACTCATTTCGATGCCATATTTTTTACTCATTGAATTTCTCGGTCCTGTCGTCGAGTTGGTTGGCTATATTCTCGTCATCGTTTCGCTCATTTTAGGTGATGTGTATATTGAATTTGCGATTTTACTATTCCTCGTCTCCATTTTGTACGGTTCAATTTTTTCCATGGCTGCCGTATTGTTAGAAGAATGGACAGTTCGTAAATTCACAAACGTTTCAGACATTGTGCGCCTCTTTTTTTATTCATTAACAGAGACGTTATGGTATCGTCCGCTTACGGTGCTATGGCGCTGTGAAGGAATTGTTGATGCGCTGTTAAAACGAAAAGGATGGGGAGAAATGAAAAGAAAAGGTGTGTCAAAATGA